In one Lolium rigidum isolate FL_2022 chromosome 3, APGP_CSIRO_Lrig_0.1, whole genome shotgun sequence genomic region, the following are encoded:
- the LOC124695883 gene encoding protein WHAT'S THIS FACTOR 1, chloroplastic, translating to MLLRAAAAAAAVAHRLLVIHPVRRIASLKVPWRRDEALDASINRDRRFRLASRLIREVLLSPGRRLLLRYLAKRRERIRLPVHVQTFLRRYPTLLSVSAPPDPVASPSPHLLSYLDSAARLQATHSPLLASRLAKLLMISSTRALPVAKIAAAKRDFGLPDDFLVSLVPRYPDLFRLVGDPGPDASGNAFLELASWDDRLAKSVIESRADREADVVGIRPRPNFTVKLPKGFYLKKEMRDWVRDWLELPYVSPYADTFGLNPASPEAEKRLIGVLHEVLSLSVERRMAVPIIGKFCEEFKLSNAFSNAFTRHPGIFYVSLKGGIKTVVLREAYDENGVLVDRDPMIELKERFMAIMDEGHRKYLEDLRRKNEKLQKERESATRKGTNVAKNIEEESMEESEEDEDREYDFAQVDSEGRELL from the coding sequence ATGCTTCTccgggcggccgccgccgccgccgccgtcgcccaccgCCTCCTCGTCATCCACCCCGTCCGCCGCATAGCCTCTTTGAAGGTCCCGTGGCGCCGCGACGAAGCCCTCGACGCCTCAATCAACCGGGACCGGCGCTTCCGCCTAGCGTCCCGCCTCATCCGCGAGGTGCTCCTCTcccccggccgccgcctcctcctccggtacCTCGCCAAGCGCCGGGAGCGCATCCGCCTCCCGGTGCACGTGCAGACCTTCCTCCGCCGGTACCCcaccctcctctccgtctccgctCCCCCCGACCCCGTCGCCTCCCCGTCCCCGCATCTCCTCTCCTACCTCGACTCCGCCGCCCGTCTCCAGGCCACGCACTCCCCGCTCCTCGCCTCCAGGCTCGCCAAGCTCCTCATGATCTCCTCCACGCGCGCCCTCCCGGTCGCCAAGATTGCCGCCGCCAAGCGCGACTTCGGCCTCCCGGACGACTTCTTGGTCTCCTTGGTCCCGAGGTACCCCGATCTCTTCCGCCTCGTGGGTGACCCTGGGCCCGACGCCTCCGGCAATGCGTTCCTGGAGCTTGCTTCCTGGGACGACCGGCTCGCGAAATCAGTGATTGAATCGAGGGCCGACAGGGAGGCCGATGTTGTCGGCATTCGGCCGAGACCCAATTTTACAGTCAAGTTACCCAAGGGCTTCTACCTCAAGAAGGAGATGCGGGATTGGGTGAGGGATTGGCTCGAGTTGCCGTATGTGTCACCGTATGCTGACACGTTCGGGCTTAACCCGGCATCACCGGAGGCAGAGAAGAGGTTGATTGGTGTTTTGCATGAGGTGTTGTCACTGTCGGTAGAGAGGAGGATGGCAGTGCCGATTATCGGGAAGTTTTGTGAGGAGTTTAAGCTCTCAAATGCGTTCTCTAATGCCTTCACGAGACACCCAGGCATATTCTACGTGTCGTTGAAGGGTGGCATCAAGACGGTTGTATTGAGGGAGGCGTATGATGAAAACGGGGTCCTTGTGGATAGGGATCCTATGATCGAGCTGAAGGAGAGGTTCAtggcaatcatggatgaagggcatAGGAAGTATTTGGAGGATTTGAGGAGGAAGAATGAGAAGCTGCAGAAAGAGAGGGAAAGTGCAACTCGCAAGGGCACCAATGTTGCCAAAAATATCGAGGAGGAAAGTATGGAGGAATCAGAGGAGGACGAGGATAGAGAATATGATTTTGCACAAGTAGACTCAGAAGGAAGAGAGCTACTATGA
- the LOC124698753 gene encoding uncharacterized protein LOC124698753 produces MYAGAASTSDELQATREASRRRLRVRASAARAQPTPLADVLREHALVHLTPAAAVRLRLVHPSWARRISSPLFAVAHAAAPRRLSGLFVPSAGFLPFHGPGDAVPSPSLSFAPASSDVTVLSSSHGVACCFSPADDALFVCNPATASWSAVPSPPCRTWPRPAVVVLFDATPYNFRGDYGLVCAAECAPGTGAYCFQVFTSGTGSWQFADAVAPAEGLVAASGVAAGGTAWWRTSVGTAVGYCPETGRVEVVLCPGDSAKWEIGSAGGNLHCAVRAGDGVAVYQLDEHGCWEVAAAWVPVEELLPRSQIKPAQHENAEGEAGGEELVAQSPVIVEKEVLELDDAVQLLGFQGTGLEVVVLAGRRLVAFDTETRRRREVRVPVRTEEKQKQWDGAEYAVHTNTLALIAPVVLAGEPVLVESPDDEVVAFP; encoded by the coding sequence ATGTACGCCGGTGCCGCGTCGACCAGCGACGAGCTTCAGGCCACCCGCGAAGCGTCGAGGCGCCGGCTGCGCGTCCGCGCGAGCGCCGCCCGTGCGCAGCCGACGCCGCTGGCCGACGTGCTGCGGGAGCACGCGCTGGTGCACCTCACGCCGGCGGCCGCCGTGCGCCTCCGCCTCGTGCACCCGTCATGGGCGCGCAGGATCTCCTCCCCGCTCTTCGCCGTGGCGCACGCGGCCGCCCCGCGCCGGTTGTCGGGGCTCTTCGTCCCCTCGGCCGGGTTCCTCCCGTTCCACGGGCCGGGCGACGCCGTGCCGTCCCCGTCGCTCTCCTTCGCGCCGGCCTCATCCGACGTCACGGTGCTCTCCTCGTCGCACGGGGTCGCGTGCTGCTTCTCCCCCGCGGACGACGCGCTCTTCGTGTGCAACCCGGCCACCGCGTCCTGGTCCGCCGTCCCGTCCCCGCCGTGCCGGACCTGGCCGCGCCCCGCCGTCGTCGTGCTCTTCGACGCGACCCCGTACAACTTCCGCGGCGACTACGGGCTGGTATGCGCCGCCGAGTGCGCGCCGGGCACCGGCGCATACTGCTTCCAGGTGTTCACGTCCGGGACGGGCTCGTGGCAGTTCGCCGACGCGGTGGCGCCCGCCGAAGGGCTCGTCGCCGCGTCGGGCGTGGCAGCCGGAGGGACGGCATGGTGGCGGACGAGCGTCGGCACTGCCGTGGGGTACTGCCCGGAGACAGGtcgcgtggaggtggtgctctgcCCAGGCGACAGCGCCAAGTGGGAGATCGGGTCGGCCGGTGGCAATCTCCACTGCGCGGTACGCGCTGGTGACGGCGTCGCCGTGTACCAGCTTGACGAGCACGGGTGCTGGGAGGTGGCAGCCGCGTGGGTGCCAGTCGAGGAGCTGCTGCCGCGTTCGCAGATAAAGCCGGCGCAGCACGAGAACGCAGAGGGCGAAGCCGGCGGGGAGGAATTGGTTGCACAGTCTCCTGTCATCGTGGAGAAGGAAGTGCTGGAGCTGGACGACGCCGTGCAGCTTCTGGGGTTCCAGGGAACCGGGCTGGAGGTGGTGGTGCTTGCCGGGAGGCGGCTGGTGGCGTTCGACACggagacgcggcggcggcgcgaggtcaGGGTGCCGGTTCGAACGGAAGAGAAGCAGAAACAGTGGGACGGCGCCGAGTACGCCGTCCACACCAACACGCTTGCGCTGATCGCGCCCGTCGTGCTCGCTGGCGAACCGGTGCTCGTGGAGTCGCCGGATGATGAGGTGGTAGCATTTCCTTGA